In the genome of Nonomuraea sp. NBC_00507, the window GACGGGAATGGCGCCCCCCGGCCGGACCACGCCCTCGCCCCGGGCGCGGCCCACGCCAGCCAAGCCCGGGGCCCAGCCGCTGCCTGCACGGGAATGCACGCCACCTGTGGCACGCCTTGCGCAAGCATGAGAAGTGGGGGTGGTGCGTGCACTAGCGTCCCCTTATGGCTACTTTCGCCAGGCTGACCGGACGGGCGGTGGCGGGCGCCGGAGTGCTGGCGCTGTCGCCGGTCCTGGGGCTGGCCACGCTGGCCGGGATGGCGATGGTGGGCGCGGAGCCGACGGCGTTCGCGGTGACGGGCCTGGCGGTGTTCGCGTCGGTGTTCTTTCTGGGCCTGCTGCTGTGCGTGCCGAGGCCGAGGGTGGCGTGGGGGCGATGGTTACGCGCGGCGGTGATCCTCGGGGTGGAGGCGACGGTGGTGTGGCACGTCAGTGTGGCCACCTTGCGCCCGGCTCCGTCTCACGCTCCGCCGGCGCCGGTGGCCGGGCAGCGCGAGTGGCGGCTGCCGACGGGCTCGGTGCTGGCGTACGTGCGGCTCGCGCCGAAGCGGGTCACCCGGCCCGACCCCGTGGTGTTCCTGCACGGCGGCCCAGGCGTGGCCGATCTGGCGGCGTCCTCGGCGTTCTTCGGGAAGCTGGCGGCGGACGGCTATCAGGTGTACGTCTATGACCAGCTCGGGGCCGGGCGCTCGGCGCGGCTGCGGGACCCTCGGGGGTACGGGCTGACGCGCGACGTGGCGGATCTGGAGGCCATCCGCCAGGCGGTGGGCGTCAAGCGGCTGAACCTGATCGCCCAGGATTACGGCGCCCAGCTCGCGGCCGCCTACCTGACCGCGCACCCGGACCGCGTCGCGAGGGCGGTGCTCTCCTCCCCGGCCGGACTTTTCCCGGCAGGACCGTCCCGGGGCGCATCCGCCTGGGAGCCCCAAGGGCGGGAGGCGGACGGGAAGGTCGAGGTGGCGGCGGTGTTCGGACGCGACGGGACACCGGACCCGCGCCTGCTCGCCGTCTCTACGCTGTTGCGGGTGGACCCGCGGGCGGCGCACGCGTTTGCGGGTGACCGGGAGTTGGACGCCTACCTCGACCTCGTCCGCGAGGGAGCCCCGCACCCCTGCCCCGCCGCCGCAACCGGTTCTGGCGGGTACGTCGGCCTGACCGGGCGGGCCGCGCCGGGGTCGCTCCGGCCGAGCCTGGCGATGGTGACGGTGCCCGTGCTGATCGTCAAGGGCCAGTGCGATGAGCAGAGCTGGGCGTCGGCCATGGACTACCGGCGGGCGCTGCCCTCGGCCAGGCTGGCCTACCTCGGCGGCGGCACGTACCAGAGCGAGGCGTATCTCGGGCTGCTGCGGGCGTTTCTGTCCGGCCGTGCGGTGCCCGCCTACGAGGGCCAAGGCCCGCCCCCTGGTTACCGAGGCCCCGCCTGACCAAGTCCCCACTCATCCGCTTCTTGGCGGCCGGCGGCGTGGCATGCACGCCGAAGCCGCCGCTCGCCTGCAGGCCGGGGCTGGTCGACGGTGCCGTCCCTAGGCGCCATAGTACGAGAGTGTTGATGTTCACCCCCCGGCACCGCCGGACTACCGCCTGCCTCACCGTCGCTACCGCCGCGGCGCTGCTCGTCCCCGGCACCGCCCACGCCGGCACCGACCCCACCGCCACGGTCTTCTACCCCAACCCGGTCCAGACCCTCGGCAACCAGTTACTGGCCGACGACAAGGACCGCGACAGCGCGGCCTTCGCCCTCGCCTACCGCACCGTCACTCTCGCCGACCTGGACGGCTCCGGAACCCTCACCGGGCGTTACGTCCGGGTCAAGAGCGAGACCGGCAAGCCGGCGAGGGGCACCTTCTCCTTCCACCGCGACACCGACCAGTTCGAGCAGGTGATGGGGTACTACTGGGTCACCACCGCCCAGCACTACCTGCAGTCGCTCGGCTTCGGCTCCCGACTGCGCCCGGTCAACCAGCGCCAGATCGAGTTGCGGATCAACCAGTATGGTCCCGACAACTCCTTCTTCCGCGAGGACAAGGCCAACATCACCCTCGGTAAGGGAGGGGTGGACGACGCGGAGGACGCCGAGGTGATCGTCCACGAGTACGGTCACTCGGTGCAGGACGGTCAGGTGCCTGGCTTCGGCACCACGCTGGAGTCCGGCGCGATCGGCGAGGGCTTCAGCGACTACCTCGCCGTCGCCGTGACGAGCTGGAAGACCGGCGTGCCCGCCAACGCGCCGGAGGCCTGCGTCGCCGACTGGGATGCGGTCTCCTACACCTCCACCACCCCACACTGCCTGCGCCGCCTCGACGGTACCAAGCGCTACCCGGAGGACGCGGTGGGCGAGGTCCACCGCGACGGTGAGATCTGGTCGGCGGCCCTGTACGACATCCGCGCCCGCCTGGGTGACAGTCTAGGCAGCACGATCATCATCGATGCCCAGTTCGACTTCGCCAAGGACACCACGTTCCGTGCCGCCGCTGAGGCGACGATGGCCACGGCGCAACGCCACGGCGGCGCCGCCGCCACCGCAGTCCGCGAAGCCTTCGCATCCCGAGGCCTTCTCTGACCGAACAGCACTCCGCCGGAGCAGGCGTGCCTCGCGGGCGCTACCGCGCCCGCGAGGCACGCCGTCAACAAGCCCACTTGTTCACCTGGCGGCCCTTGCTCCGGTAGTTACCGCTCTGTGCTGCATCCGACGACGGCAAGCACGGCAATCCGCGACACGGTCGGCTTGGCGGCCTCGCCCTGAGCGGCTCTAGCCGGAGCCGAGCGAGCCGACCGTCACACGCCACTCGCGCAGCTCGCGATCCTTGGTGACCTGCAGCTGTGTGTAGGGGTCCTGGTCGACGAGCGCCTGCGCCGCGGTCTCGTCCTCCGCCTGCAGGACGATCATGCCGGCCGTCAGGTCCGTGTAAGGGCCGGCCGCGACGAGGCTGCCCTGCTCCAGGAGCTTGTTCAGGTGTGCGAGATGGT includes:
- a CDS encoding YciI family protein, whose product is MALFVLTYGYNDTPLRAERREDHLAHLNKLLEQGSLVAAGPYTDLTAGMIVLQAEDETAAQALVDQDPYTQLQVTKDRELREWRVTVGSLGSG
- a CDS encoding M36 family metallopeptidase codes for the protein MFTPRHRRTTACLTVATAAALLVPGTAHAGTDPTATVFYPNPVQTLGNQLLADDKDRDSAAFALAYRTVTLADLDGSGTLTGRYVRVKSETGKPARGTFSFHRDTDQFEQVMGYYWVTTAQHYLQSLGFGSRLRPVNQRQIELRINQYGPDNSFFREDKANITLGKGGVDDAEDAEVIVHEYGHSVQDGQVPGFGTTLESGAIGEGFSDYLAVAVTSWKTGVPANAPEACVADWDAVSYTSTTPHCLRRLDGTKRYPEDAVGEVHRDGEIWSAALYDIRARLGDSLGSTIIIDAQFDFAKDTTFRAAAEATMATAQRHGGAAATAVREAFASRGLL
- a CDS encoding alpha/beta fold hydrolase; the protein is MATFARLTGRAVAGAGVLALSPVLGLATLAGMAMVGAEPTAFAVTGLAVFASVFFLGLLLCVPRPRVAWGRWLRAAVILGVEATVVWHVSVATLRPAPSHAPPAPVAGQREWRLPTGSVLAYVRLAPKRVTRPDPVVFLHGGPGVADLAASSAFFGKLAADGYQVYVYDQLGAGRSARLRDPRGYGLTRDVADLEAIRQAVGVKRLNLIAQDYGAQLAAAYLTAHPDRVARAVLSSPAGLFPAGPSRGASAWEPQGREADGKVEVAAVFGRDGTPDPRLLAVSTLLRVDPRAAHAFAGDRELDAYLDLVREGAPHPCPAAATGSGGYVGLTGRAAPGSLRPSLAMVTVPVLIVKGQCDEQSWASAMDYRRALPSARLAYLGGGTYQSEAYLGLLRAFLSGRAVPAYEGQGPPPGYRGPA